From Desulfatitalea tepidiphila, the proteins below share one genomic window:
- a CDS encoding YkgJ family cysteine cluster protein, with product MAQTYLFLTLSQVLTAICLDFRGYEPQTMLFCEVLRALDAPGVKYRREPGKAGLWLSYGNQGKLRWLEGEALVDFMCRQIDNANLDPEHLAAICRMIFQTPCRVDRHPDTGQPGIVVQTDMAAFQCRQCGHCCRRLDYRDGMTQADLERLKKMGRNDILAWVRTTRTVRGDITHRIWVIPGTNEFAPSCPFLKRGGCPHQWICSIHDVRPDICRNYPVSRKHALMTGCPGFDIHTPGQPAPSGNPPNK from the coding sequence ATGGCACAAACATACCTTTTTTTGACCCTATCCCAGGTCTTGACCGCCATCTGCCTGGACTTTCGCGGGTACGAGCCGCAGACCATGTTGTTTTGCGAGGTGCTGCGCGCCCTGGACGCACCGGGCGTCAAGTATAGACGCGAACCCGGCAAGGCGGGCTTGTGGTTGTCGTATGGGAACCAGGGTAAACTGCGCTGGCTGGAGGGAGAGGCGCTGGTCGACTTCATGTGCCGGCAGATCGATAATGCGAACCTGGACCCCGAACATCTGGCCGCCATCTGCCGAATGATCTTCCAGACGCCCTGCCGGGTGGATCGGCATCCAGACACGGGCCAACCGGGCATCGTCGTCCAAACCGACATGGCCGCCTTTCAATGCCGGCAGTGCGGACATTGCTGCCGCCGATTGGATTACCGGGACGGCATGACCCAGGCCGACCTGGAACGGCTGAAAAAAATGGGCCGCAACGACATCCTGGCGTGGGTGCGCACCACGCGAACCGTCCGGGGCGACATCACTCACCGGATCTGGGTCATTCCCGGCACCAATGAATTCGCACCGTCATGCCCTTTCCTGAAGCGAGGCGGCTGCCCGCACCAATGGATCTGCAGCATCCATGACGTTAGACCCGACATCTGCCGGAACTATCCGGTCAGTCGCAAACATGCGCTGATGACTGGATGCCCGGGATTTGATATACACACGCCCGGGCAA